The Halotia branconii CENA392 region AACCTCTTCATGCGAACCTGTCGGTTCCAAATCAAATACCTCTCCATCAATAAGTTCATAGCGATTATCGCCACCATAACTGGCAAGAAACTCATCGAAGTTGAGTGGCTTCTTTTGTATTGGTTGGTCAAGCGTAATGGTCACAGGTCAACTTTGCCCAATCAATGCCTTCAGTCTACCAGATCAAAATATGTGACAGATCTAGCTCCTAATTTAACCTCATACCGTTTCACTTTAAAAGGCAACAGGGGGGCAGGGGGCAGGAAGCAGGCAGGGGGAAAGAATTAAAGACCAATCATCTGTTTCAAATATTTCGTGAAATGGTATCACACCACAAAATTATCTCAGTTAAAATTATTAAATTATTTAAGACTGATCGGCTACTTTCCCTTGACTAAGGTAGCCATATACAATTCGGGAGACTTGACTGACAAAATCTCTGGCTTTTGAATCCCCAAAAGGTCTTCTTACCAAAATCCCCGCTAAGTAACGTTTACCAGATGGCATTTCAATAATACCTGCGTCTCCTAAAATAACTCCTAGTGTTCCGGTTTTGTGGGCAATTACTGCACCTTTACCAAGACCAGAAGGTAATAAACTTCTGTTCTCAACACGACGCATAAGATTCAAGACTTGGGTACGGCTGGAATTACTCAAGGCTTGATTATTCACAACTAAAGCTGACAGTCTTACTAAGTCTTTCGCGCTAGTTGTATTAGTACCCTTGAAGTCACCCAGTAGATTACGAATCACAGTATTTTGTAGTCCCCAACTCCGGAAACGCTTATTTAACTTGGCCTTACCACCTAAACGGTCAATAACCATGTTAGTAGCAGTATTGTCGCTAATGGTAATCATTTTGGTGACAGTTTCTAAAAGACTAAACTTAGTTCCAGCCTTTTTATACTGTATTACTCCTGAACCTCCAGTCATTAAATCACGTCGCATTACTAAAGTTTCATTGAGCTTGATTCTCCCTGCGTCTACTTCTTGAAACAAAGCGACTAAAACCGGAAACTTGATTGTGCTAGCAGCAGGAAATGCTTTTTCTCCATTAAAATCTATATAGTTACCTGTATCCAAATCTAAGAAAAACATTCCTGGATCTAGGGAACTATAGCGATTCATTAATACTCTAACTTGAGAGCTAATCTGTGATATTTCTTTGCCTAAAGGAACAACTCCTGCAAAGGGCGAAACATCACCTATTTGAACGGGAATTTTTTCTTCGCTAGAAAGCACAACTTTGTTGTCACTGCGCTCAAATGATGTGAAATTAACTATCCAGTGGGAGGAAGAGTCACCTTTAATCAGTAGTTTATCGGCAGATACTGTATACCCTGGTGCTAATTCAACCACTAATCTAGTTGTATCAGAGTCAACTTTACCGATACGGATTTCTTTAACTGCTGAGCCAAAACTTTGGCGAATTGTATTTCCGGTGAGTTCGGTTTTTGGCAAGTCAATTACAAGTCGCGTTGGGTTATTAACTAAAAATGCTTTTGGCTTAACTCCTGATTGTGTAGTGATATTGAGTTGGTTTTGAGCAGTGTCAAAGTACCAAGATTCTAAGCGAGATGCTTTGGCTGGAGAAGCAAGCAGTACAATACTGACGACGCTAAGCAAAAAAAAGCGTAATCTCATGCGGATTATTTCTAAGTTACAGCAGAATTTATTGGCACAAATTTCTCAGGGTTTACCGATTAATCCGGAAGAAAACCTGATGATAATTTTTGCTAATTCCTTACTCAAGACACTAAGACTACAAAATAGTTCCGCACTTTGGCCCAAAAAGCAGGAGAAAATAAAAAAGCTTATGGCACTTCGGTTGTGTGCAGTATCCTTTAACTGATGAGTGAAAGAAAGTAGGAACTCGCTTACTTAGTATAAGTCCTGACAGTCTTAAAACCCTCTTTCTTACTGTAATCTGCTACAAGTCTATTAACGGACATGATGTTTAGTGTTCCAAAATGACAAAATATCAATCACTGGGATACAATCACAATTCTTGCATTGATCGAAAACGCAGACATTGTGATCAACTGTATCATATCGTGTCCGGTCAAAGACTTATTATTAAAACCGCAGGGGGGCAGCACTTCGGCTTACTTCGACTACGCGGTAGTTGAATCTCGACTTCGCGGCAGTTGAGCGTAGTCGAAACTCGATTACCGCGTAGCGCCGCACTGACTTGTACTGAGCGTAGTCGAAGTAGCCTGTCGAAGTGTCGAAACTTAGTACAAGTCGCTCAGTGACCGGGGGCAGGGGGGCAGGGGGAAAGAAAGTTTCGTGGTTTTTGCACAGATGCGGGAATTAAAACTATTACGCGGACATGATATCAGATGCTTGTGATCGCGTAAATACTTTCTGTCTCGTTAAATAGTTTGCTTCGGACACGGGCTAGCGATCGCTGAAAAATTGTACAACAATACGGAGAACAAATCACGCTAGAAAGTATACTTGGCTAAGGTTCAATCTTTCCAATTAACCTTCCCGCTTTTAGAAACCTCTATTGGGAATCATCATGATTGATCAAAATACTAGTGCCAGATTTCCCAAAGGACGCACAGCCTTTTTGTTGATTCACGGTGTCGGTCAACAAAATCCTTTGGAAACTATGGACTATTTTGCCCGCAACTTGCTCAAGCACTTTCATAAGCAAAAATTACCTTTTAAACTAGAACACTTAATCGCTAGGCGCAGACTATCAACTGGTTCTTATTGGACAGAGAGTTTTGTCAGACTGAGTTCAACAGATTCTGAGCAAGAATGGCTAATTGATGTTCATGAATATTACTGGGCTCCTAATACAGAAAATAAAATTAGTGTACCTGAGATCTTACAATGGGCAGAGAGAACGCTAGAAGGTACAATCGAGTTTTACAACCGTAAGGATAATAAAGACTTATTAGACCAGCTTTTAGCTAACAAAAATAGAACCAGCTTTTTTAAATATCGCCTACGTTTACTCACCATCTTCCTCCGCATATTTAATTTTGTCTATCCAGCTTTAAGAACGGGAATTTGGCTAATTCTATTGTTAATAGGCCCATTTTTGAGAGGTTCTTTTCTCCAATCTGCTTGGAAACTAAGTAAAGAAGTTGCCACGCCACCTTTAGTTAATTTTGTTGGTGACGTTGCTATTTATAGCATTACCGATCCCAAATCACCTTACCGAAAGGTTCGCCAGCAAATACTAGAAGAATCCTTAATATTGCTGAAAGCAATTCTCAAGGATAAACAAGCAAATTATGACCAAGTAATATTAGCAGGACATTCGCTAGGTAGCTGTATTGCTTATGATACATTAAATCTTCTGTGCATAGAATCTAGTCTGTCTCAAGACGAAAATAAAAGGCTATTGCTGAAAAAAATTAAAGGATTAGTAACCTTTGGTTCCCCACTAGACAAAATGGCTTTTTTCTTCCGAGATATGGCACAAGAAGGACAGTACATCCGACGGCGGATTTTAGAACATCTCAACTCTTTCCGCACCAAACCAGAATCTGTCCGGCAAAGTCCATACTTCACCCAAAATCCAGTTATCTGCCAGCTCGATCAAGTGCATTGGGTTAACTATTACTACCTCAAAGATCCCATTAGTGGTCATTTAGATTACTATGAAAACCTAGATAACGTAGAAATGCACTATCAAGCATCTTGGGGAGTAGAAGGACACCTCGGTTACTGGACTGATCCAAGTTTCTATGAAAGCCTCGCTGATCGCTTTTTGTATATTTCACGTTAAGGAATAAGGCAAGTTAAACCCGTCGGGTAATTAAGAATTAAGAGTTAAAAATTAATATCCCTACAAGTCAATCTAGGGGCTTGAAACCCTTGATTGCCGGATAATTTAAGAACATCTCTCCCCTACACCTCTGCACCTCTGCTCCCCTGCTTCTTCAGTTAGCCAAACGTAACAAATCTCCTATAGAAAATGTTCGCTGCATTGCTAAACTGACCATTGTCACTTTTAATCGGTTATTACTATAAAACCATTTTGGAGGTAACAATCATGACCAAGTATGACTATATATTTCACTCGTCAGAGATATCTGAAGAATCCTTGAGTCCAGAAGAAGCGGTAGCAGCAATAGCAGTCGTCACAGCCATTGCAGATTCTGCTGTTGAAGAGGTAGATCCGGAAACTCTAGGAAGTATTCTTTGGGAATTTGAGGTATTTGAAGAATATTCGGAAGATGAAATTACAGAAATAGTTGATAGACTTATAGGTATTGCAGAAGATGAAGGGCTAGGGGCTTTATATAATGCAGCAAGTGAAGTCCTTTCAGATGATTTGGTATTAGATGCTTTTGCCGCAGGGGTAATTGTACTAATAGATGACGAAGAAGAACTGGTTATTCCCCAAAAGAAACAGCCTTACCTAAAAAAACTTCAAGATGCTTTAGACCTTGAAGATGAAGAAGCGCAAGAAATAGTGCAGGAAATCATTGCTGCTTTCCAAGAAGCCGAAAATGAAGAATACTTGGAAGAAGACTATAGCGAAGATATTTATGAGTCACCTTTAGGCAATTTCACTGTGCCGATTCCAGTTGACTCTCAGCAGGGGGGTAAAGTTCAAAGTCAAGAAGGAGTAGTGGGTTTTTCAGATGACTTTGGCACTTTGCTCAGAATTGACTATTATCC contains the following coding sequences:
- a CDS encoding serine hydrolase, yielding MRLRFFLLSVVSIVLLASPAKASRLESWYFDTAQNQLNITTQSGVKPKAFLVNNPTRLVIDLPKTELTGNTIRQSFGSAVKEIRIGKVDSDTTRLVVELAPGYTVSADKLLIKGDSSSHWIVNFTSFERSDNKVVLSSEEKIPVQIGDVSPFAGVVPLGKEISQISSQVRVLMNRYSSLDPGMFFLDLDTGNYIDFNGEKAFPAASTIKFPVLVALFQEVDAGRIKLNETLVMRRDLMTGGSGVIQYKKAGTKFSLLETVTKMITISDNTATNMVIDRLGGKAKLNKRFRSWGLQNTVIRNLLGDFKGTNTTSAKDLVRLSALVVNNQALSNSSRTQVLNLMRRVENRSLLPSGLGKGAVIAHKTGTLGVILGDAGIIEMPSGKRYLAGILVRRPFGDSKARDFVSQVSRIVYGYLSQGKVADQS